A part of Leifsonia xyli subsp. xyli str. CTCB07 genomic DNA contains:
- a CDS encoding ATP-dependent Clp protease ATP-binding subunit, which produces MFERFTDRARRVVVLAQEEAKMLNHNYIGTEHILLGLIHEGEGVAAKALESLGISLDAVREQVQDIIGQGQQQPTGHIPFTPRAKKVLELSLREALQLGHNYIGTEHILLGLIREGEGVAAQVLVKLGADLNRVRQQVIQLLSGYQGKEQVQVGGNDQATAQAGSQILDQFGRNLTQAARDNKLDPVIGREKEIERVMQILSRRSKNNPVLIGEPGVGKTAVVEGLAQAIVRGDVPETLKDKQLYTLDLGSLIAGSRYRGDFEERLKKVTKEIRTRGDIITFIDEIHTLVGAGAAEGAIDAASILKPLLARGELQTIGATTLDEYRKHFEKDAALERRFQPIQVNEPSLPHTINILKGLRDRYEAHHKVSITDGAIVSAANLADRYIQDRFLPDKAIDLIDEAGARLRLSILSAPPELRKFDDKIAVVRSQKEAAIEDQDFEKAASLRDEEKNLLGERLRLEKQWRSGDVKTTAEVDEGLIAEVLAQATGIPVFKLTEEESARLVFMEKALHQRVIGQEEAIAALSKTIRRTRAGLKDPKRPSGSFIFAGPTGVGKTELAKALAEFLFDDETAMISLDMSEYGEKHTVSRLFGAPPGFVGFEDGGQLTEKVRRKPFSVVLFDEIEKAHPDIFNSLLQILEEGRLTDGQGRVVDFKNTVIIMTTNLGTKDISGAPVGFQIEGDPTTGYDRMRGKVYEELKKNFKPEFLNRVDEIIVFPQLSKPELLQIVDLFIKRLSDRLLDRDMTIELEIAAKERLIEVGFDPTLGARPLRRAVQHEIEDRLSEKILHGELSAGDHVHVDFVDGEFVFTTTARTEPIGAGINAAAIGTGPATPDIAASH; this is translated from the coding sequence ATGTTCGAGAGATTCACCGATCGCGCCCGCCGCGTCGTCGTCTTGGCCCAGGAAGAGGCCAAGATGCTCAACCACAACTACATCGGCACGGAGCACATCCTGCTCGGTCTGATCCACGAGGGTGAGGGCGTCGCCGCGAAGGCGCTCGAGTCGCTGGGGATCTCGCTGGATGCCGTGCGCGAGCAGGTCCAGGACATCATCGGCCAGGGCCAGCAGCAGCCGACCGGGCACATCCCGTTCACTCCGCGCGCGAAGAAGGTGCTGGAGCTCAGCCTGCGCGAGGCGCTCCAGCTCGGCCACAACTACATCGGCACCGAGCACATCCTGCTCGGTCTCATCCGCGAGGGCGAGGGCGTCGCCGCCCAGGTGCTCGTCAAGCTCGGCGCGGACCTCAACCGCGTGCGCCAGCAGGTCATCCAGCTGCTCTCCGGCTACCAGGGCAAAGAGCAGGTCCAGGTGGGCGGCAACGATCAGGCGACCGCGCAGGCCGGCAGCCAGATCCTCGACCAGTTCGGCCGCAACCTCACGCAGGCCGCGCGCGACAACAAGCTCGACCCGGTGATCGGGCGCGAGAAGGAGATCGAGCGCGTCATGCAGATCCTGTCGCGCCGCTCCAAGAACAACCCGGTGCTGATCGGTGAGCCCGGCGTCGGCAAGACCGCCGTCGTCGAGGGCCTCGCCCAGGCGATCGTGCGCGGGGACGTGCCGGAGACGCTGAAGGACAAGCAGCTCTACACGCTCGACCTCGGCTCGCTCATCGCCGGCTCCCGCTACCGCGGCGACTTCGAGGAGCGCCTGAAGAAGGTCACCAAGGAGATCCGCACCCGCGGCGACATCATAACGTTCATCGACGAGATCCACACGCTCGTCGGCGCGGGCGCTGCGGAGGGCGCGATCGACGCGGCCAGCATCTTGAAGCCGCTGCTGGCCCGCGGCGAGCTGCAGACCATCGGCGCGACCACGCTCGACGAGTACCGCAAGCACTTCGAGAAGGATGCCGCGCTGGAGCGCCGGTTCCAGCCCATCCAGGTGAACGAGCCGTCGCTGCCGCACACGATCAACATCCTGAAGGGGCTGCGCGACCGCTACGAGGCGCACCACAAGGTGTCGATCACGGACGGGGCGATCGTCTCCGCTGCGAACCTCGCGGACCGCTACATCCAGGACCGCTTCCTGCCGGACAAGGCCATCGACCTGATCGACGAGGCCGGCGCGCGCCTGCGCTTGTCGATCCTGTCGGCGCCGCCGGAGCTGCGCAAGTTCGACGACAAGATCGCCGTGGTGCGCTCCCAGAAGGAAGCAGCCATCGAGGACCAGGACTTCGAGAAGGCCGCCAGCCTGCGCGACGAGGAGAAGAACCTCCTCGGCGAGCGGCTGCGACTGGAGAAGCAGTGGCGCTCCGGCGACGTGAAGACCACGGCCGAGGTGGATGAGGGACTCATCGCCGAGGTGCTGGCCCAGGCCACGGGCATCCCGGTGTTCAAACTCACCGAGGAGGAGTCCGCTCGCCTCGTCTTCATGGAGAAGGCGCTGCACCAGCGGGTCATCGGTCAGGAGGAGGCCATCGCGGCGCTCTCCAAGACGATCCGCCGCACCCGTGCCGGTCTCAAGGACCCGAAGCGTCCCTCCGGCTCGTTCATCTTCGCCGGGCCGACCGGCGTCGGCAAGACGGAGCTGGCCAAGGCGCTCGCCGAGTTCCTGTTCGACGACGAGACGGCCATGATCTCCCTCGACATGTCTGAGTACGGCGAGAAGCACACCGTCTCCCGCCTGTTCGGCGCGCCTCCCGGGTTTGTCGGCTTCGAGGACGGCGGCCAGCTCACCGAGAAGGTCCGCCGCAAGCCGTTCAGTGTCGTGCTGTTCGATGAGATCGAGAAGGCGCACCCGGACATCTTCAACTCGCTGCTCCAGATTCTGGAGGAGGGACGTCTGACGGACGGCCAGGGTCGCGTCGTCGACTTCAAGAACACCGTGATCATCATGACCACGAACCTCGGCACGAAGGACATCTCCGGGGCCCCTGTCGGCTTCCAGATCGAGGGCGACCCGACCACCGGCTACGACCGGATGCGCGGCAAGGTGTACGAGGAGCTGAAGAAGAACTTCAAGCCCGAGTTCCTGAACCGCGTGGACGAGATCATCGTCTTCCCTCAGCTGAGCAAGCCGGAGCTGCTGCAGATCGTGGATCTGTTCATCAAGCGGCTGTCCGACCGCCTGCTCGACCGGGACATGACGATCGAGCTCGAGATTGCGGCGAAGGAGCGGCTGATCGAGGTTGGGTTCGATCCGACCCTCGGCGCCCGTCCGCTGCGCCGCGCGGTGCAGCACGAGATCGAGGACCGGCTGAGCGAGAAGATCCTGCACGGCGAGCTGAGCGCGGGCGACCACGTGCATGTGGACTTCGTCGACGGAGAGTTCGTGTTCACGACGACCGCGCGCACGGAGCCGATCGGCGCGGGGATCAACGCCGCCGCCATTGGCACCGGTCCTGCCACCCCCGATATCGCCGCCAGCCACTGA